The genomic window TAAAGATTACAAAAAAGTAGTTAATAATTACAGTAAATTAATAAAAAGTTCTTTGACTAATACAAGGGAGTTATGAAATGTTACTATTAGCAAACACTTCACTGGGTTTAGAAAAAATATTAAAACAAGAATTGAAAGAATTGAACTTCAAAATTAAAGATGTTAAAAATGGAATGGTTTATTTCAATGTAGAAGAAGAGAAAGTAAAAGATGTTAAAAAGATCAGAACGGCAGAAAGAATTTATTTAATTATGAAAGAGTTTAAGTTTAAAAAATTAGATGATTATTTTGAAAATATATACAGAATTAGGTGGAATGAATATTTTGATATTAAAGACAGGGTTATTATCGATAAAGTCATATTGAACAGTAAATATCATAAATCACAAAAAACCTTTCAATCTCTAACCCAAAAAGCTGTCTATAAAAGTATGATGGATGAGTATAAAATAGATTTTATGATGGAGAGTAAAAATACATACAAATTAAGAGTCTTTATCTTTGGTATAAAAGCAGTTGTTGCAATGGACTTATCTGGGGATCCTTTACACAAGAGAAATTATAGAAAGTTTATTTCCAAAGCCCCTTTAAAAGAACATATAGCTTCTGCGCTTATAATAAACTCTGGCTGGAATAAAAAATCTCCGTTAATAGATCCTTTTTGTGGAAGTGGAACAATTCCTTTAGAAGCAGGATTAATTGCTGCAGGTATACCAGCTGGGTTCTTAAGAGAATATGACTTTGAGAAGATGAAAAAGTTCAAGGAAATAATTGAAAACAATAAAATTAATGAAGAAAATAAGATATTTAATAATCCGAAAATAATAGGAACAGATAAAGAAGACGATATGATAGAAACATCAAGAAAAAATTATGATAACATAGGTTTAAATTTGAACATATCCTTTTATAAATCAAGTATGGAAAAAGTAAAAAATGATTTTGATGAAAAGGGAGTTATAATTACCAATCCACCATATGGAGTCAGGTTAGAAGATAATAAACAAGCTATTAAATTGGTTAATCAGATGCGATACTTAAAAAAAGAATTTTCTGGTTGGGGACTTACCGTGATAACTAGTTTAAAAGATTTTGAAAAATATTTTGACATGAAGGCCTATTCAAAAATAGACATATTAAATGGAAAAATAAAATCTTATATTTTCACTTATAAGGAGATATAACATGAAAATAAAAGTTTTTATCTTAATATCTTTAATTTTATCTATTCTTATTTTTTCTGCTACAGGAGAATTCTACTATAATTACAAGCCCAAAAATGAATCAACAGATATTACTAATGTGTTAGCTAATGAAGATCTTTTGAATAGATTAGAAGAAATTATTGAAAAAAATAATTATTTTATTGGCATTGATATAGATGATATTAAAGGAAATGATGTTGTATCTATAAATTCTGAAAAATATTTTCGTCCAGCTTCTTTAACAAAATTGATAACCACATATCTGTCAATAGATGAATTTGGTTTGGATAAGAATTTTTATACTTATATCTATTTAGAAGAAACTCCAAAAAGTCAGCTAAATTCTAATGTATATATACAAGGGAAAGGAGATCCTTTTTTAACTGTTGAAGAGTATAAAAGCTTTCTTAACAAGCTTAAATTAAGTGGTGTTGATACTATATATGGTGACCTAATATTTGACTTTACTTATTTTAAAAAAGTTGGATATGGAGAGGGTTGGATATGGAACGACCCACAACCACAAATCCTTCCATTAAATATCTGGACTAATAACAATGCCATATCAAAAGAAACAACATACGAAAGTCAAAAAGATAGAATAAAGTATTTAACAGTATATCTACTAAATGATTTAGGAATAAATTTTCAAGGCGAAATATATGAAGATAAAGTCCCAGAAAATTACAATCCCTTTTTTACTAACAGTTCTGAAAAATTGGAAAGTATTTTAGAATTTATGAATAGAGAAAGTGATAATTTCATATCAGAACATTTATTCAGATATTTACTAAACGAATGGGATATGGGAATGAATTATTCATATAAAGACATAATAAACAAAATCAATGAAAAAATAGAATTTATAAATAAAGAGTTTATAATAACTGATGGCACAGGGCTATCTACATATAATTTAGTAACCCCATCGATAATGAATAAAATTATCTTAAAAATCGTGGATGAAGTTTCACTTGAAAAAACAAAATATTTATTAACAACTTCTTTTGAAAAAGGTGTTTTTTATAATAGATATAATAAATCGAATTTATGGGTAAAAACCGGCACATTGTTCACTGATTCTGCAATATCGGGAATTCTCGAAAGTTCTAATAATAATTTTTACATTTTTACCATATTAATAAATAATTCAGTACAAGACATGAATGACATAAAAGATTTGGAGATAAAATTAATTGAAATTATTTATAAATACTTAAACTAAAACCAGCTAAAGAGCTGGTTTTAGTTTATTGATAAATATTTAATTTTAAATAATCAGGAATTCCATTTTTATATGGAGGTGTGAATTCTCCTTCTATTAGAGGTTTACAATATTCTAAAAACTTTTCAGTTACATATAAACCATCTTCAGAAATAAATTCTTTTGGAAGGTATTTAGTACCATTTGCAATTTTATTCAATTTTTCTAACTTGAAGTCTATCTTGTATGGGTTATTTGATACTCTTTCAAAGATCACCATATAACCACTTATTCCATTAGTGGCAAACTCTACAGCTTTTTCTCCAGCTTTTATAGCTTCTTCTACATCGGTTAAAGAAGATAAATGTCTTCCGCTCCTCTGTAGATAGTCTGGGATTGCAGTATGAACTTTAAGCCCCAATTCGTTATGGACCATATCAGATATAACTTTTCCTGCGTATCCTAATTGTTTATTACCAAAATTATCTTTGTATCCTAAATCAGAAACAAAATTATTGTCAGGATATTTTATTCCTTCTGATACAGCAATAGAGCAGTAACCATCATCATTTATAAAGTCGTTTATCTTATTGAAAAATTTTACTTTATCAAAAGGTACTTCTGGAAGAAGTATTATATGTGGCCCAAATTTGTTGTTTATATTAGCCATAGCAGTTGATGCAGCTAACCAACCTGCATGCCTTCCCATTGTTTCAAGAACAAATACTTTAGTTGAATCTTTAGACATGCTTTTTACATCTATGCTTCCTTCTAAAATGGAAGTAGCTAAATATTTTGCAGACGAACCAAAACCAGGAGTATGATCCGTATAAGGAAGATCATTATCTACTGTCTTGGGAATACCAATAACTTTTAAATCATAATTAATTGATTTAGCATAATTAGATATTTTATTTGCGGTATCCATAGAATCATTACCCCCGTTATAAAAGAAAAAACCTATATTATACTTTTTAAAAATTTCAAAAATTGTGGTAAAAATTGGATCGTTATCGTCTTTAATTTTTCTTCTACATGAACCAAAAGTACTTGAAGGAGTATATTTGAGTAATTCAATTTCTTTATTTGGTAAATTTTTCATGTTAATTAAATTCTCACCAATTATTCCGTTAATTCCGTTAATAGCAACATAAATGTTGTCAATGCTTGACGATTTAAAAGAACTTCTAACTACACCATAAGCAGAAGCATTTATAACACTTGTTACTCCACCGGATTGAGCATAAACCGCGTTCTTCCCCATTATTATAACCCCCCTACTATTTTATCTAAAAGCAAATTTCTCTTCTTGGCTTAATTGTGTAGTATAATTGTCTTTATCAGCTGGAATTACCATTCCAAAACCTTGTGCATTTTTGGCTCCTAACCCTGAGTTGAGAGTCAATGATATTAGTTCTTTGTTTCCTTTTAACTTAAAATACCCTGTCCAGCCTTTGATGATTATTCCTTTATAAAAAAGGAGTTTTTCATTTTTTTCAGTAATACCATAAGGTTCTATTGATAAACATTTTCTTTTAGTTTCTATTCCAAGGGCGTTGGCTTTTCTTTTTAAATTTTCTTCTACAAGCTTCTTAAAATCGGTAGAGTATGGCGAAAAGTAGTGCGTGTATCTATTTCCATTAGGTAAAATTATAGTAGAATAAGTTGTAATAGGAGAAAGTGTTTTAACTAATAGGGTTTCATTAGTGGTTTCGATAACCATTTCAGTCTTTTTCAAAGTAAAATAGTTTCTCTCAACTCTAAATACTTCTTCAGATTCAATAGATTTGAATATTGCATCGATAATCTCTTGCATAGGTGATGCAAAATAGACTACAAAAGAACCATAGAATTTCATTCTTTTATGCTCTACCTTGAAAGAGCTCAAAGGGTAAATCCTTGAAAATGTGAAGAGTTTAAGCTTCTTATTATCAATCAAAGTCCCATCATCATGGTATTCAGGAATAGCGTCTGACATTAAATTGTAAAACATCCCTTGTAGTGGTCTGTTATAATGAACAGGTAAATCAACCATTTCGTTATTAACCGGCTTGAACTCCAACTTAATTACCATTAAAAATCCCCCCAAACCAAATTTAACATTTTTATACTTTACAATTTTATTTAAAAATAACGTAATTATTATATCAAAATCATTAAAATAAAAAAAATATAATTATTAATTAAAAATAAACCCGGGAATTCCGGGTTTATTATTTATTTCAATCTAAAATATAGCTTCTTCAGTTTCTTTATCGAAAGCATGCATTGCATTCATATCAAAAACTAATTCCATTTCTTGCATTGCTTCCGCTTCTGTTCTTGGGGTAACTTTTGCTGTAAATGATTGATCTGATATCGCAGCATGTAATAAAGTTTCAGCGCCAAGAGGTTCAACAACTTCTATTTTTGCTTTTAAAACGTTGCCTTCGTGATTTCCTTCTTTTTCTTCATAGAAAGCTTTATCATATATATCTTCAGGCCTAATTCCAAAAAGAACTTCTTTATCAATATAATCTTCAAAATGGTTTTCGTATTGTTCAGGTACTTTAAGATTTATGCCTTCATGCTTTAACCATATTCCGTTTTCTCTTATAACTTTTACAGTCATAAAATTCATAGCAGGTGTACCAATAAAACCGGCAACAAAAACATTTCTTGGTTGATGATAAACTTCGTGTGGTGTACCGATTTGTTGTACCCAACCATCTTTTAAAATAACAATCTTGTCTGCCATTGTCATAGCTTCAACTTGATCGTGAGTAACATATGCTATTGTTGCATTTAATCTTAAATGAAGTTTTTTAAGCTCAGCTCTCATTTGAACTCTTAATTTAGCATCTAAGTTAGATAAAGGTTCATCAAACAAAAACACTTTAGGGTCTCTAACAATAGCTCTACCAACTGCAACCCTCTGCCTTTGACCACCTGAAAGTTGTTTTGGTTTATTTTCTAATAAATGTTCAATATCTAAAATTTTCGCAGCATTTTTAACTCTTTTATCAATTACGGATTTATCCATTTTTCTTAATTTTAAACCAAAAGCCATGTTATCATATACTGACATATGAGGATATAAAGCATAGTTCTGAAAAACCATAGCAATGTCTCTATCTTTAGGTTCTACATCGTTAACAACATTTCCATCGATTTTAATTGTACCTTTTGAAATATCTTCTAACCCCGCAATCATTCTCAATGTTGTTGTTTTACCACATCCAGAAGGACCCAACAAAACTACAAATTGTTTGTCTCCAATTGTAAATTCAGCATCTTTAACAGCGTGAAATCCATTAGGATAAATCTTGTTTACTTTTGTTAATACAACGTCTCCCATTTTCAGCACCTCCGAGTGTTATAAATCAAAATCTTTAAAAAACTTTTTGAAATTTTTATATTCCTCAAGATCATCTATTTCTAAAAGAGATAAATCCTTTATTTCATCTATAAACTTAAGAATATTGTTATACTTTTCGTAGTTAACAATAATAGATTCAGGTTTTCCATTTTTTGTAATAATTATATCTGATTTTTTTGATTTTTCAATTACTTCGGAAAATTTTGCTTTTGCTATGGCAATGCTATAAAATTTTATGTCATCTAAATTCATATTTCACCT from Geotoga petraea includes these protein-coding regions:
- a CDS encoding THUMP domain-containing class I SAM-dependent RNA methyltransferase; translation: MLLLANTSLGLEKILKQELKELNFKIKDVKNGMVYFNVEEEKVKDVKKIRTAERIYLIMKEFKFKKLDDYFENIYRIRWNEYFDIKDRVIIDKVILNSKYHKSQKTFQSLTQKAVYKSMMDEYKIDFMMESKNTYKLRVFIFGIKAVVAMDLSGDPLHKRNYRKFISKAPLKEHIASALIINSGWNKKSPLIDPFCGSGTIPLEAGLIAAGIPAGFLREYDFEKMKKFKEIIENNKINEENKIFNNPKIIGTDKEDDMIETSRKNYDNIGLNLNISFYKSSMEKVKNDFDEKGVIITNPPYGVRLEDNKQAIKLVNQMRYLKKEFSGWGLTVITSLKDFEKYFDMKAYSKIDILNGKIKSYIFTYKEI
- a CDS encoding D-alanyl-D-alanine carboxypeptidase, which encodes MKIKVFILISLILSILIFSATGEFYYNYKPKNESTDITNVLANEDLLNRLEEIIEKNNYFIGIDIDDIKGNDVVSINSEKYFRPASLTKLITTYLSIDEFGLDKNFYTYIYLEETPKSQLNSNVYIQGKGDPFLTVEEYKSFLNKLKLSGVDTIYGDLIFDFTYFKKVGYGEGWIWNDPQPQILPLNIWTNNNAISKETTYESQKDRIKYLTVYLLNDLGINFQGEIYEDKVPENYNPFFTNSSEKLESILEFMNRESDNFISEHLFRYLLNEWDMGMNYSYKDIINKINEKIEFINKEFIITDGTGLSTYNLVTPSIMNKIILKIVDEVSLEKTKYLLTTSFEKGVFYNRYNKSNLWVKTGTLFTDSAISGILESSNNNFYIFTILINNSVQDMNDIKDLEIKLIEIIYKYLN
- a CDS encoding 6-phosphofructokinase, which encodes MGKNAVYAQSGGVTSVINASAYGVVRSSFKSSSIDNIYVAINGINGIIGENLINMKNLPNKEIELLKYTPSSTFGSCRRKIKDDNDPIFTTIFEIFKKYNIGFFFYNGGNDSMDTANKISNYAKSINYDLKVIGIPKTVDNDLPYTDHTPGFGSSAKYLATSILEGSIDVKSMSKDSTKVFVLETMGRHAGWLAASTAMANINNKFGPHIILLPEVPFDKVKFFNKINDFINDDGYCSIAVSEGIKYPDNNFVSDLGYKDNFGNKQLGYAGKVISDMVHNELGLKVHTAIPDYLQRSGRHLSSLTDVEEAIKAGEKAVEFATNGISGYMVIFERVSNNPYKIDFKLEKLNKIANGTKYLPKEFISEDGLYVTEKFLEYCKPLIEGEFTPPYKNGIPDYLKLNIYQ
- the cas6 gene encoding CRISPR-associated endoribonuclease Cas6, translating into MVIKLEFKPVNNEMVDLPVHYNRPLQGMFYNLMSDAIPEYHDDGTLIDNKKLKLFTFSRIYPLSSFKVEHKRMKFYGSFVVYFASPMQEIIDAIFKSIESEEVFRVERNYFTLKKTEMVIETTNETLLVKTLSPITTYSTIILPNGNRYTHYFSPYSTDFKKLVEENLKRKANALGIETKRKCLSIEPYGITEKNEKLLFYKGIIIKGWTGYFKLKGNKELISLTLNSGLGAKNAQGFGMVIPADKDNYTTQLSQEEKFAFR
- a CDS encoding ABC transporter ATP-binding protein → MGDVVLTKVNKIYPNGFHAVKDAEFTIGDKQFVVLLGPSGCGKTTTLRMIAGLEDISKGTIKIDGNVVNDVEPKDRDIAMVFQNYALYPHMSVYDNMAFGLKLRKMDKSVIDKRVKNAAKILDIEHLLENKPKQLSGGQRQRVAVGRAIVRDPKVFLFDEPLSNLDAKLRVQMRAELKKLHLRLNATIAYVTHDQVEAMTMADKIVILKDGWVQQIGTPHEVYHQPRNVFVAGFIGTPAMNFMTVKVIRENGIWLKHEGINLKVPEQYENHFEDYIDKEVLFGIRPEDIYDKAFYEEKEGNHEGNVLKAKIEVVEPLGAETLLHAAISDQSFTAKVTPRTEAEAMQEMELVFDMNAMHAFDKETEEAIF
- a CDS encoding type II toxin-antitoxin system Phd/YefM family antitoxin translates to MNLDDIKFYSIAIAKAKFSEVIEKSKKSDIIITKNGKPESIIVNYEKYNNILKFIDEIKDLSLLEIDDLEEYKNFKKFFKDFDL